The Apium graveolens cultivar Ventura chromosome 6, ASM990537v1, whole genome shotgun sequence genome contains a region encoding:
- the LOC141668053 gene encoding phloretin 4'-O-glucosyltransferase-like encodes MNDKHFLLLSLAAQSHINPTLQLAKILTGHGAKVTFATPTSSLSRLNDLPTVPGLSYATLFDGSEQDNNESEDGKKKVHINDYLSTLGRLVTLIVYVVLLPWVAEVAREMHIPSAFLFIQCAIAFTIFHRFFNSHDGLHAYNDDFRLDASVKLPNMPLFTSHDIPSFLLPGNDYHSSMVPIFREHIQTLEKDPKPCVLINTFDALEKDFIHSFPSIKFLPIGPLLPSAISDKHASKDKSFGDHMFQSPKQDYLSWLDSKQDKSVIYVSFGSILLLTETQKEGVLQGLRESGRPFLWVIREIKDEELNSIREKNCISEEIGMIVPWCLQVEVLRHRAMGCFVTHCGWNSTLESITSGVPVVGCPCFSEQKTNAKIIEELWKNGVRVKENEEGVFLREEIRSCLDIVMGEEEQGNEIKGNAKKWKNLATEAVKEGGSSRNNLLNFLEM; translated from the coding sequence ATGAATGATAAACATTTCTTGCTTCTTTCTCTAGCAGCTCAGAGCCACATTAACCCTACTCTACAGCTCGCTAAGATCCTCACGGGCCATGGTGCAAAAGTCACCTTTGCCACCCCTACCTCCAGTCTCAGTCGTCTCAACGACCTTCCTACAGTTCCTGGCTTATCCTACGCCACTCTCTTTGATGGTAGTGAACAAGACAATAATGAATCAGAAGACGGGAAGAAGAAGGTTCATATCAACGACTACTTGTCTACTTTAGGGCGCCTGGTGACTTTAATAGTGTATGTTGTGCTGTTACCTTGGGTGGCAGAGGTGGCGCGTGAAATGCACATCCCATCCGCTTTTCTTTTCATTCAGTGTGCTATTGCATTCACAATCTTCCATCGCTTCTTCAATAGCCATGATGGTCTCCATGCATATAATGATGATTTTCGACTTGATGCTTCGGTAAAATTACCTAATATGCCATTGTTCACTAGCCATGACATTCCTTCTTTCCTTTTACCCGGTAATGACTATCATTCCTCCATGGTCCCTATTTTCAGAGAGCACATACAGACCCTAGAAAAAGATCCTAAGCCATGTGTTCTCATTAACACTTTCGATGCACTAGAAAAGGATTTTATTCATTCATTTCCTAGCATCAAATTTTTGCCAATAGGACCCTTGCTTCCATCTGCAATTTCAGATAAGCATGCCTCGAAGGACAAGTCATTTGGTGACCATATGTTTCAGTCCCCTAAACAGGATTATCTAAGCTGGCTCGACTCCAAACAAGACAAGTCGGTGATTTACGTGTCATTTGGAAGCATATTGTTGTTAACAGAAACCCAAAAAGAAGGAGTTTTGCAAGGTTTAAGGGAGAGTGGGAGGCCATTTTTGTGGGTCATACGTGAGATTAAGGATGAAGAACTAAATTCCATTAGGGAGAAGAATTGTATTAGTGAAGAAATAGGAATGATAGTACCGTGGTGTTTACAAGTGGAAGTTCTTAGACACCGTGCCATGGGGTGTTTTGTGACACACTGTGGGTGGAACTCGACACTGGAGAGCATCACTAGTGGTGTGCCTGTGGTGGGGTGTCCATGCTTCTCAGAGCAGAAGACCAATGCGAAGATTATAGAGGAGTTGTGGAAGAACGGAGTAAGGGTAAAAGAGAATGAAGAAGGGGTGTTTTTGAGAGAAGAGATCAGGAGTTGTCTGGATATTGTGATGGGAGAAGAAGAACAAGGGAATGAAATAAAAGGCAATGCTAAGAAATGGAAAAATTTGGCAACTGAAGCTGTGAAGGAGGGTGGTTCTTCACGTAACAATCTTCTAAATTTTCTAGAAATGTAA